The Caloenas nicobarica isolate bCalNic1 chromosome Z, bCalNic1.hap1, whole genome shotgun sequence genome has a segment encoding these proteins:
- the DIMT1 gene encoding probable dimethyladenosine transferase isoform X2 produces MLEKVKKVIACEIDPRLVGELQKRVQGTCLANKLEIKVGDVLKSDLPFFDACVANLPYQISSPFVFKLLLHRPFFRCAILMFQREFALRLVAKPGTKLYCRLSINTQLLARVDHLMKVGKNNFRPPPKVESSVVRIEPKNPPPPINFQEWDGLVRIAFVRKNKTLAAAFKSSAVEQLLDHNYRIHCSLHNTEIPENFKIAEKIQTVLKNTGYSEKRARSMDIDDFIRLLHGFNSEGIHFS; encoded by the exons ATGttagagaaagtaaaaaaa GTTATTGCTTGTGAAATTGATCCTAGACTTGTTGGTGAGCTTCAGAAGAGAGTCCAGGGCAC GTGTCTGGCAAACAAACTTGAAATCAAGGTTGGAGATGTCTTGAAATCAGACTTACCGTTTTTTGATGCATGTGTTGCTAACTTGCCTTACCAG ATTTCTTCACCTTTTGTGTTCAAATTATTGCTTCATAGGCCTTTTTTCAG GTGTGCAATACTTATGTTTCAAAGGGAGTTTGCACTTCGTTTGGTTGCAAAACCAGGAACTAAACTCTACTGCAGACTCTCCATTAATACTCAGTTATTAGCTCGTGTGGACCATTTGATGAAG GTTGGAAAGAACAATTTCAGGCCTCCTCCCAAAGTGGAATCCAGTGTTGTCAGAATAGAACCAAAGAACCCACCACCACCTATCAACTTTCAG gaGTGGGATGGTCTGGTAAGGATAGCCTTTGTTAGGAAAAACAAGACGCTCGCCGCAGCATTTAA GTCAAGTGCTGTAGAGCAGTTACTGGATCATAATTACCGAATTCATTGTTCCTTACATAATACA GAAATAcctgaaaatttcaaaattgcagagaaaatacagacaGTCCTGAAAAATACAGGTTACTCTGAGAAACGAGCCCGTTCAATGGATATAGATGATTTCattag ACTGCTGCATGGCTTCAATTCAGAAGGCATCCATTTCTCATAG
- the DIMT1 gene encoding probable dimethyladenosine transferase isoform X1, giving the protein MPKVRAGKRPRQERREGRAAGILFNTGAGQHILKNPLVVNSIIEKAALRRTDVVLEVGPGTGNLTVKMLEKVKKVIACEIDPRLVGELQKRVQGTCLANKLEIKVGDVLKSDLPFFDACVANLPYQISSPFVFKLLLHRPFFRCAILMFQREFALRLVAKPGTKLYCRLSINTQLLARVDHLMKVGKNNFRPPPKVESSVVRIEPKNPPPPINFQEWDGLVRIAFVRKNKTLAAAFKSSAVEQLLDHNYRIHCSLHNTEIPENFKIAEKIQTVLKNTGYSEKRARSMDIDDFIRLLHGFNSEGIHFS; this is encoded by the exons ATGCCCAAGGTGCGGGCGGGGAAGCGGCCGCGGCAGGAGCGGCGGGAGGGCCGCGCCGCCG GGATCCTCTTCAACACCGGGGCCGGGCAGCACATCCTGAAGAACCCGCTCGTCGTCAACAGCATCATCGAGAAG GCTGCCCTGCGACGCACAGATGTCGTTCTGGAAGTAGGCCCAGGAACCGGTAACCTAACAGTAAAGATGttagagaaagtaaaaaaa GTTATTGCTTGTGAAATTGATCCTAGACTTGTTGGTGAGCTTCAGAAGAGAGTCCAGGGCAC GTGTCTGGCAAACAAACTTGAAATCAAGGTTGGAGATGTCTTGAAATCAGACTTACCGTTTTTTGATGCATGTGTTGCTAACTTGCCTTACCAG ATTTCTTCACCTTTTGTGTTCAAATTATTGCTTCATAGGCCTTTTTTCAG GTGTGCAATACTTATGTTTCAAAGGGAGTTTGCACTTCGTTTGGTTGCAAAACCAGGAACTAAACTCTACTGCAGACTCTCCATTAATACTCAGTTATTAGCTCGTGTGGACCATTTGATGAAG GTTGGAAAGAACAATTTCAGGCCTCCTCCCAAAGTGGAATCCAGTGTTGTCAGAATAGAACCAAAGAACCCACCACCACCTATCAACTTTCAG gaGTGGGATGGTCTGGTAAGGATAGCCTTTGTTAGGAAAAACAAGACGCTCGCCGCAGCATTTAA GTCAAGTGCTGTAGAGCAGTTACTGGATCATAATTACCGAATTCATTGTTCCTTACATAATACA GAAATAcctgaaaatttcaaaattgcagagaaaatacagacaGTCCTGAAAAATACAGGTTACTCTGAGAAACGAGCCCGTTCAATGGATATAGATGATTTCattag ACTGCTGCATGGCTTCAATTCAGAAGGCATCCATTTCTCATAG